From Pseudomonas hormoni:
CGGCGATTTACCTGCTGAACGCCAGCGCCAACACCATTCTGCGGATCGCCGGCCAGGGTGAACCCGGCCCCCATCACGAGCACCATTACAGCCGTGAAGAACTGAAACTGATCCTGCACTCCAGCCGTGGCCAGGACCCGAGCGACCAAGGCATGCGCGTACTCGCCTCGGCCGTGGAAATGGGCGAGCTGGAAGTGGTCGACTGGGCCAACTCCCGCGAAGACCTGGTGACGCTGGAATTCAACGCGCCGCTCAAGGAAATCCTGGCGATGTTCCGTCGCCACAAGTTCAGCCGTTATCCGGTGTACGACAGCGATCGCCAAGAGTTCGTCGGCCTGCTGCACATCAAGGACCTGTTGCTGGAACTGGCGGCGCTGGACCATATTCCCGAGTCGTTCAACCTGGCCGAACTGACCCGACCGCTGGAGCGCGTGTCGCGGCACATGCCGCTGTCGCAGTTGCTGGAGCAGTTCCGCAAGGGCGGCTCGCACTTCGCCGTGGTTGAAGAAGCCGACGGCAACATCATCGGCTACCTGACCATGGAAGACGTGCTGGAAGTGCTGGTGGGCGATATTCAGGACGAACACCGCAAGGCCGAGCGCGGGATTCTCGCGTACCAGCCGGGCAAGCTGCTGGTGCGCGGTGATACGCCGCTGTTCAAGGTCGAACGCCTGCTGGGCATCGATCTGGATCACATCGAAGCCGAAACCCTCGCCGGGCTGGTCTACGAAACCCTGAAACGGGTGCCGGAAGAGGAAGAAGTGCTGGAAGTCGAAGGCCTTCGGATCATCATCAAGAAGATGAAAGGGCCGAAGATCATTCTGGCCAAGGTGTTGATGCTGGATTAACTGTCGGCAGGGGCTTTTGTGGCGAGGGAGCTTGCTCCCGCTGGGCTGCGAAGCGGCCCCAAATCCTGCGACCGCGATCCTCCAGGCACACCGCATTCACCGGTTTACGACTGCTGCGCAGCCGAGCGGGAGCAAGCTCCCTCGCCACAGTTGATCTCCATCGTCTTCACTGCTTGCCCAACGCAAAGTTGGGCAACGCCCCCACCGGTTGATTGAACTGGTACGGAATCGACACCAGCCCCAACCCGGTATTGCGCTGCACCACGAAATGCAGGTGCGGCCCGCTGCTGTTGCCGGTATTGCCCGACAGCGCCAGCGGACTCCCCACCGACACCCGCTGCCCTTCGCGAACACTCACCGACCCTTGCTTGAGGTGCAGGTAAACGCCCATCGTCCCGTCATCGTGCAGCACTCGCACGAAATTGCCTGACGGATCGTTGCCGCGCCCGGTCTGGGCATTCTCGGTTTTCACCACCACCCCGCCTCGTGCCGCGACGATCGGCGTGCCCTCAGGCATTGCGATGTCCATGGCATAGCGATTCTTTGGACCGAAGTGGCTGTATTGACCGTTGGCGCCCTGACTGAGTCGAAACGGTCCGCCACGCCAGGGAAACGGGTATCGATAGGCCATGGCAGCCCCTGAGGGATCACCCAGGGAGTATTCGAATTTGGGGGTATACGCGAGCGGCATCTCGGCTTTCGTGGCCGTGAGCAGCGCCAGACGAATGCTGCTGCGTGCCGGCATGACCCGGCGAATCGGCCGGCTCGGCGCACCGCTGACGTTCTGCAGTCCGGCGAAACTCAACTCGATCTCAACCGGCGCATACAGGTCATTGCGCACGTAAACGCTGTCCACGCCCTTCTTCTTCGTGATGACGAGGTACACCTGACGCTCAAGGTGCTCGACCATGCGATCGCGAAAAGTGAACACCTGGGAGCCCTTCGTGGGGCGGTCGCTGTAGGAGACCACGCCATTGGCATCGGTGGATTTGTAGATGGTCATGGCCATGGTCGAGGTGGACGCCATGAACAGACCACAGAAAAACAGCAGGCGCGCGAGCATGGGCAGGATTCTGTCGAGTAAGGCCTGGGAAAGAGCCTAGCAGCTGCAATGGACCCGGGTAGTCGGCAGATGTTTCAAAATGGGCAGTTCAGCGGATGTGTGGTGAATCTGGCGGCCCCTTCGCGGGCAAGCCTCGCTACTACAGGTTAGCGTGATCTGTAGGAGCGAGGCTTGCCCGCGAAGACGGCTTGTCAGGCGACGAAGATCACGCGCCTGGAACGAAATGCTTCTGCGCCGTACCCCGTGCGATCAAACGGGAGATGTAATCCAGTTTCTGCGCGTCCTGGTCGACGAAGCGGAACGTCAGTTGCAGCCATTCGCTGTCGGGTTTCTGTTCGTGGGCGACGATGGCGTGCAGGTAGCCGTTCAGGCGGGCGACTTCGGCGTTGTCGCCCTGCTCCAGATCGAGCACGGCGCTGTCGAGCACTTGCGGCAGGGCTTCGCTGCGTTTGACCACCAGCAGCGCTTCCTTGAGGCTCAAGGCCTTGATCACGCATTGCTGAATGCCGTTCGGCAGGCGCAATTGACCCTGGCCACGACCGCCGGTTGGCGCTGCAGACGCTGCTGGCGCCTTCACCGGCGGGCTGTTGAGCAAACCGCGGGACGGTACAGCAGCCGCTGGAGCAGGGGCAGGTGCGGCGGCGACAGGTTTGGCAAACGGGTTGGCCGCGACCGGCGCGGCTGCAGGCGCGACCACAGCAGCCTTGCCGCCGGTCAATGCGCTCAACGAATCGTTGCCGAACGCCGAGTTCATTTTGGTCGGCGCGCTGTTCATCAAGGTATCGAGCTTGCCGACCTTGTTCAGGGCCTGCTTGACCTTGGTCAGCAACTGCTCGTTGGTGAATGGCTTGCTGACGTAGCCGGAAACCCCGGCCTGGATCGCCTGGACGACGTTCTCTTTATCGCCCCGGCTGGTCACCATCACGAACGGCATGGTCTTGAGGTTGTCCTGCTCGCGGCACCAGGTCAGCAGCTCCAGGCCGGACATTTCCGGCATCTCCCAGTCGCACAGGACCAGGTCGAACGCTTCCCGTGCCAGCAAGGCCTGAGCCTTTTTGCCGTTGACCGCGTCTTCGATCCGAATGCCCGGGAAGTAGTTGCGCAGGCACTTTTTCACCAGGTCACGAATGAACGACGCATCGTCCACGACCAACACACTGACCTTACTCATCCATCACCCCTTTAAAAAATCCCGGCAAGCATACCGCTTTGCTGATGGCACATTGCCAAAAACCTTCAGTCACGCCGGGACTTTTCGTTCGCGGGTGCTGCTTCAAATTCGTAAACCCCTAAACAAAAACGCCCGGCCAAAAGGCCGGGCGCTTTACTTGGGCAATACTACTTATCGTCAACTTCGCCCGGAACATTAGCGGTTTCACCACTTGTGCCTTCAACTTCTTCCTTCATGCGCTTGAGGCCCAGGTGACGCACATCGGTGCCGCGCACCAGGTAAATCACCAGTTCGGAGATATTGCGCGCGTGGTCGCCGATCCGTTCCAGCGAACGCAGCACCCAGATAATGCTCAGAACCCGCGAGATAGAGCGCGGGTCTTCCATCATGTAGGTGGCGAGTTCACGCAGGGCGGTCTTGTACTCGCGGTCGATGATCTTGTCGTACTGCGCCACCGACAACGCCAGGTCGGCGTCGAAGCGGGCAAACGCGTCCAGGGCATCACGCACCATGTTGCGCACCTGGTCACCGATGTGGCGAACCTCGACGTAACCGCGCGGGGCTTCGCCTTCCTCGCACAACTGGATGGCACGACGGGCGATCTTGGTCGATTCGTCGCCGATGCGCTCAAGGTCGATCACCGACTTGGAGATGCTGATGATCAGACGCAAGTCGGACGCCGCCGGCTGACGACGGGCCAGAATGCGCAGGCATTCTTCGTCGATGTTGCGTTCCATCTGGTTGATCTGGTCGTCGATCTCGCGAACCTGCTGGGCCAGGCCGGAGTCGGCCTCGATCAGCGCCGTCACGGCGTCGTTGACCTGCTTCTCTACCAGCCCGCCCATAGCCAGGAGGTGGCTGCGCACTTCCTCCAGCTCAGCGTTGAACTGCTGGGAGATGTGATGGGTAAGGCCTTCTTTACTAATCATGTTGGCGTCCTTGGAGCGTCCGGTAAGGTGCGGTGGGCCGCAGCGTCAGTTCAGTGAGCAACCACAGCTTCCTAGCCGTAACGACCGGTGATGTAGTCTTCGGTCTGCTTCTTCGCCGGATTGGTGAACAGGGTATCGGTGTCGCCGAATTCCACCAGTTTGCCCATGTACATGAACGCCGTGTAGTCGGAAACACGCGCGGCCTGTTGCATGTTGTGGGTCACGATGACGATGGTGAATTTCGATTTCAGTTCGTAGATCAGCTCTTCGACTTTCAGCGTCGAGATCGGGTCAAGTGCCGAGCACGGTTCATCGAGCAGCAGCACTTCCGGTTCCACGGCGATGGTGCGCGCGATGACCAGACGTTGTTGCTGACCACCGGACAGGCCCAGTGCCGACTCGTGCAGACGGTCTTTGACTTCGTCCCACAGCGCCGCGCCTTTCAACGCCCACTCGACGGCTTCGTCGAGGATGCGCTTCTTGTTGATGCCCTGGATGCGCAGGCCGTAGACCACGTTTTCGTAGATGGTTTTCGGGAACGGGTTCGGCTTCTGGAACACCATGCCGACACGACGGCGCAGCTCGGCCACGTCTTCGCCCTTGCGGTAGATGTTGTTGCCGTAGAGGTTGATTTCGCCTTCTACGCGGCAGCCGTCAACCAGGTCGTTCATGCGGTTGAAGGTGCGCAGCAGCGTGGACTTGCCGCAGCCGGACGGGCCGATGAAGGCCGTCACGCGCTGTTTCGGAATGTTCAGGCTGACGTCGTACAGCGCTTGTTTTTCGCCGTAGAACAGGTTCAGGCCCGGCACTTCGATGGCCACGGTTTCCTGCGCCAGGCTCAGGCTCTGTTTGTCGCGGCCCAGGGCAGACATGTTGATGCCGTGGGTATGTGCTTCGTGCTGCATGGGAGGCTCCCTGTGCTGACAAATTCGGTTCTTTGAACCACTGGCCTGGCCAATGGATTACTCAAAATCTGTGTTTGACGCCGATCCTTGTGGGAGCTGGCTTGCCAGCGATGCAGGCGATGCCGTGTCTCAGTAACACCGCAGTGATGCCATCGCTGGCAAGCCAGCTCCCACAGGACTTGTATTAGCTGTCCAGCGCTTTGTACTTCTCGCGCAGATGGTTACGGATATAAACGGCCGACAGGTTCAATGTCGCGATCACCAGTACCAGCAGCAGCGCCGTGGCGTACACCAGCGGTCGTGCGGCTTCGACGTTCGGGCTCTGGAAGCCGACGTCATAAATATGGAAGCCCAGGTGCATGATCTTCTGATCAAGGTGAAGGTACGGGTAGTTGCCATCCAGCGGCAGCGACGGCGCCAGTTTCACCACACCCACCAGCATCAGCGGCGCCACTTCACCGGCGGCGCGAGCCACGGCGAGGATCATGCCGGTCATCATCGCCGGGCTGGCCATCGGCAGTACGATCTTCCACAACGTCTCAGCCTTGGTCGCGCCGAGGGCCAGCGAGCCTTCACGTACGGTGCGAGGAATCCGCGCCAGACCTTCTTCGGTGGCCACGATCACCACTGGCACCGCCAGCAGCGCCAGGGTCAGCGACGCCCAGAGCAAACCCGGTGTACCGAAGGTCGGTGCCGGCAACGCTTCAGGGAAGAACAACCGGTCGACCGAGCCGCCCAGCACATAAACGAAGAAGCCCAGACCGAACACGCCGTAAACGATGGCCGGAACGCCCGCCAGGTTGTTCACGGCGATGCGGATAATCCGGGTCAGCGCGTTCTGCTTGGCGTATTCACGCAGGTAAACCGCCGCCAGTACGCCGAACGGGGTCACGATCATCGCCATGATCAGGGTCATCATCACGGTGCCGAAAATCGCCGGGAAGATCCCGCCTTCGGTGTTCGCTTCACGCGGGTCGTCGCTGAGGAATTCCCAGACCTTGCTGAAGTAGAAACCGATCTTGGTCATCGTGCCCATGGCGTTCGGCTGGTAGGCGTGAACCACTTTGCCGATGCCGATTTCAATCTCTTTGCCGTTCGCATCGCGGGCCGTCAGGGCGTCGCGGTTGAACTGGGCGTGCAGATCGTTCAGGCGCGCTTCAATGTCCTGATACCGTGCGTTCAGCTCGGCGCGCTCGGATTCCATGTCCGCTTGCGCGGTGGCATCGAGCTTGCCGGCCAGTTCCAGTTTGCGACCGTGCAGACGGATGCGTTCGAGACCGGCGTTGATCGCGCCGATGTCGACTTTTTCCAACGTCTTGAGCTGCGCGGCGAGTTGGTTGACGCGGGCAACACGGGCCTGCAACTCAGGCCACGCGGCTTCGCCTTCAGCGATGACTTTGCCGTCCTGTTTGACGTTAACCAGGTAGCCGTAGAAATTGCCCCACTCGCGACGCTCGATGGCCATCAGCTCAGGTGGCGTCTTCTGGTTGGTCAGCCACTCGCCGACGATCCAGGTGAAGTCGTTGCCGTTCAGGTCACGGTTGCCGACCTTGATCAGCTCGCGGGTCATGAACTCCGGGCCCTGATCGGGCACCGGCAGCCCGGCGCTTTTCAGGCGCGCGCGCGGCACTTCTTCTTTCTGCACCACTTCACCGATGACCAAGTGATTGGCCTGGCCCGGCACGTCGTAGCTGGCGTGAATCAAGTCCGCCGGCCAGAAGTGACCGAGACCGCGCACGGCAATCACCGCCAGCAGGCCAATGGTCATGATGACCGCGATGGACACCGCGCCACCGCTGATCCAGACGCCGGGGGCGCCGCTCTTGAACCATCCATTCAGGGAGTTCTGTTTCACAGACTTCTACCTTTCTTAAAGCGACGAGTATTTCTTGCGCAGACGCTGACGAATCAGTTCCGCGAGGGTGTTCATGACGAAGGTGAACAACAGCAGCACCAGCGCCGAGAGGAACAGCACGCGGTAGTGGCTGCCGCCGACTTCCGATTCGGGCATTTCCACCGCGACGTTGGCGGCCAGCGTTCGCAGACCTTCGAACAGGTTCATTTCCATGACCGGAGTGTTACCGGTGGCCATCAGCACGATCATGGTTTCACCGACCGCACGGCCCATGCCGATCATCAACGCCGAGAAGATGCCCGGGCTGGCGGTGAGGATCACCACCCGCGTCATGGTCTGCCACGGCGTGGCACCGAGTGCCAGGGAACCGAGGGTCAGGCCGCGAGGCACGCTGAACACGGCGTCTTCGGCGATGGAGTAGATGTTCGGGATCACCGCGAAGCCCATGGCCAGACCGACCACCAGTGCGTTGCGCTGGTCGTAGGTAATGCCCAGGTCGTGGGAGATCCACATGCGCATGTCGCCGCCGAAGAACCAGGTTTCCATGTACGGGCTCATGTACAGCGAGAGCCAGCCCACGAACAGGATCACCGGAATCAGAATCGCGCTCTCCCAACCGTCCGGCACTTTCAGGCGGATGGACTCAGGCAGGCGACTGAAGACGAAACCCGCCACCAGGATGCCGATCGGCAACAGCATCAGCAGGCTGAAGATGCCCGGCAAATGCCCTTCTACATAAGGTGCGAGGAACAGGCCGGCGAAGAAACCGAGGATCACCGTCGGCATCGCTTCCATCAGCTCGATCACCGGTTTGACCTTGCGGCGCATGCCCGGGGCCATGAAGTACGCGGTGTAGATCGCAGCAGCGACGGCCAGTGGAGCGGCCAGCAGCATGGCGTAGAACGCGGCTTTCAGGGTGCCGAAGGTCAGCGGAGACAAGCTCAGCTTCGGTTCGAAATCGGTGTTGGCGGCGGTCGATTGCCAGACGTATTTAGGCTCGTCGTAGTTCTCGTACCAGACCTTGCTCCACAGCGCGCTCCAGGACACTTCCGGGTGCGGGTTGTCGAGCAGCAACGGTTGAATCTTGCCGCCGGCTTCGACAATCACGCGGTTAGCCCGTGGCGACAGACCGAAAAGGCCTTGGCCTTCTACGACTTGATCCACCAGCAAGGTGCGGTGCGCGGTGCTGTGGAACACGCCGAGCTTGCCGGAGGCGTCGAGGGCGATGAAGCCTTTGCGACGTTCTTCGGCGGTGATTTCAACAATCGGCGTGGTGCCCATCTGGAAGGTGCGGATCTGCTTCAGGCGCAGCTCACCATCCGGGTCGCGGGCCATGAACCATTGGGCCAGACCACCTTTGGAGTCGCCGAGGATCAGCGAGATACCGCCCACCAGTTGGGTACTGGCGGTAATTTCGGCATCGCCGTTTTCGAGCAACTTGTAGCGACCGTTGAGGCTCTTGTCGCGCAGGCTGAACACGTCGGCTTGCGCACGACCGTTAATCACATACAGCCACTGCTGACGCGGGTCGACGAAGATGTTCTTCACCGGCTCGGTCATCTGTGGCAGATCGATGCGCTTCTGCTCGTTGGTGATTTCGCCGGTCATCATGTTTTCTTCGCTGGTCAGCGAGAGCACATTGAGTTGCGAACCGGTGGAACCGACCAGCATCAGGGTCGAATCCGTGGCGTTGAGGCTAACGTGCTCCAGGGCACCGCCCGCCTCGTTCAGCGCGATCGGGGTTTCGCCGTACGGGTATTCGACGGCCGGCGAGATGGTTTTCTTGCCATCCGGGTAGCTGACTTTATAGGTGTGACGGAACACCAGGGCCTGACCGTTGGAGAAACCCACCGCGACCAGCGGATGACCGGGCTGGTCTTCGCCGATGGACGTGACGCTGGCTCCCGCCGGGACCGGCAGATCGACGCGCTTGAGTTCAGCGCCACTGTCGATATCAAAGAACAGCGCCTGCCCTTTGTCGGAAACCCGCATGGCGACCTGGTTCTGCTCTTCCAGGGAGATCATCAGCGGCTTGCCGGCGTCTTGCATCCAGGCGGGCGTGATGGATTCCTTGGCAGTCAGGTCGGCACCCTGGAACAGGGGCAAGACGACGTAGGCAAGGAAGAAGAAGATCAGTGTGATCGCGCCAAGAACGGCAAGGCCGCCAACAAGGACGTACCAGCGGGTCAGGCGATCCTTGAGCGCGCGGATACGGCGCTTGCGTTGCAACTCAGGCGTATTGAAATCAATTCGCTTGGGGGGATTTGTAGTCATGGTGGAATTGGCCAGATCAGTCATGCGCACACCCTAGCGATCCTGTATGACAGAAAGATGACAATGCAGTGACGCAACAAATCCGCCGCCAGCGGTAACTGGCAGTGGATAGGAAATTTGGGGGGCCGGCGTACCGGCATTTGTAGGAGCGGAGCTTGCTCGCGAAGGCGTCATTACATTCAACATCAATGCTGACTGAACCACCGCTTTCGCAGGCAAGCCTCGCTCCTACAGGTCCGGGTTTACCCCGGACCTAGGGTTTTACTTTTTTGCGACTTCAGCGCCGCCTTCCGCAAGACCCAGGTCAGCCAGGGCTTTTGCAGCAACCTTGGCCGGCAGTGGGATGTAGCCGTCTTTCACCACAACTTCCTGGCCCTGTTTGGACAGAACCAGCTTCACGAACTCGGCTTCCAGCGGGGCCAGAGGCTTGTTCGGGGCTTTGTTGACGTAAACGTAGAGGAAGCGCGACAGCGGGTACTTGCCGTTCAGGGCGTTTTCTTCAGTGTCTTCGATGAAGTCAGTGCTGCCTTTCTTGGCCAGTGCAACAGTCTTCACGCTAGCAGTCTTGTAGCCGATGCCCGAGTAACCGATGCCGTTCAGCGAGGAGCTGATCGACTGCACGACCGAAGCCGAACCTGGTTGTTCGTTGACGTTTGGCTTGTAGTCGCCTTTGCACAGGGCTTCTTCTTTGAAGTAGCCGTAGGTGCCGGATACCGAGTTACGACCGAACAGCTGAACCGGCTTGTTGGCCAGGTCGCCGGTCACACCCAGGTCGCCCCAGGTTTTCACGTCGGTTTTAGCGCCGCACAGACGAGTGGACGAGAAGATCGCGTCGACTTGTTCCATGGTCAGGTGCTGGATCGGGTTGTCTTTGTGTACGAAAACAGCCAAGGCATCCACGGCAACCGGGATAGCGGTTGGCTTGTAGCCGTACTTCTGCTCGAAGGCAGCCAGTTCGGTGTCCTTCATCTTGCGGCTCATCGGGCCCAGGTTAGAGGTGCCTTCAGTCAGCGCAGGTGGCGCAGTGGCGGAGCCAGCGGCCTGAATCTGGATATTTACGTTCGGGTATTCTTTTTTGTAGTTCTCAGCCCACAGGGTCATGAGGTTGGCCAGGGTATCGGAGCCGACGCTGGACAGGTTGCCCGACACACCAGTGGTCTTGGTGTAGCTCGGGATCGACGGGTCAACAGCGGCGAACGCGTTGGCAGTCGCAACGCCAGCAGCGACAAAAGTCATTGCCGCCATCAAACGCTTCAGTTTCATGCCTTACTCCTAGCAGATAGAGTGTGTTAAGTCGGGGCCAAGTATCAGCAGGCCGTGTGAACACTCTATGGCTGAAATATGACAATTGGATGAAAGGCCAGCATTCGAGTTTTTTACCGAACAATTCATGCGCCCTAATCGCTAGCAGGCTAGCTCCCACATTGGAACGCATTTCAATGTGTGAGCTAGCCTGCTAGCGATTAGGGCCGGTACAGCTACAGACAATTTCGGAATCAGCGCCCCTTCTTCCAGAGATAAGCACCCACCAGAATCCCGACCCCGCACAGAACCGCGACGTAATACGCCGGGCCCATCGGGCTTTCCTTGAGCAGCAGGCTGACGATCATCGGCGTCATGCCACCGAA
This genomic window contains:
- a CDS encoding hemolysin family protein codes for the protein MDPSPGLTLATLFADFGMILFALILVLLNGFFVAAEFAMVKLRSTRVEAIAEKNGWRGHILRTVHSQLDAYLSACQLGITLASLGLGWVGEPAFAHILEPMLEAVGVQSAEVIKGVSFFAAFFVISYLHIVVGELAPKSWAIRKPELLSLWTAVPLYLFYWAMYPAIYLLNASANTILRIAGQGEPGPHHEHHYSREELKLILHSSRGQDPSDQGMRVLASAVEMGELEVVDWANSREDLVTLEFNAPLKEILAMFRRHKFSRYPVYDSDRQEFVGLLHIKDLLLELAALDHIPESFNLAELTRPLERVSRHMPLSQLLEQFRKGGSHFAVVEEADGNIIGYLTMEDVLEVLVGDIQDEHRKAERGILAYQPGKLLVRGDTPLFKVERLLGIDLDHIEAETLAGLVYETLKRVPEEEEVLEVEGLRIIIKKMKGPKIILAKVLMLD
- a CDS encoding peptidoglycan DD-metalloendopeptidase family protein, with product MLARLLFFCGLFMASTSTMAMTIYKSTDANGVVSYSDRPTKGSQVFTFRDRMVEHLERQVYLVITKKKGVDSVYVRNDLYAPVEIELSFAGLQNVSGAPSRPIRRVMPARSSIRLALLTATKAEMPLAYTPKFEYSLGDPSGAAMAYRYPFPWRGGPFRLSQGANGQYSHFGPKNRYAMDIAMPEGTPIVAARGGVVVKTENAQTGRGNDPSGNFVRVLHDDGTMGVYLHLKQGSVSVREGQRVSVGSPLALSGNTGNSSGPHLHFVVQRNTGLGLVSIPYQFNQPVGALPNFALGKQ
- a CDS encoding response regulator; the protein is MSKVSVLVVDDASFIRDLVKKCLRNYFPGIRIEDAVNGKKAQALLAREAFDLVLCDWEMPEMSGLELLTWCREQDNLKTMPFVMVTSRGDKENVVQAIQAGVSGYVSKPFTNEQLLTKVKQALNKVGKLDTLMNSAPTKMNSAFGNDSLSALTGGKAAVVAPAAAPVAANPFAKPVAAAPAPAPAAAVPSRGLLNSPPVKAPAASAAPTGGRGQGQLRLPNGIQQCVIKALSLKEALLVVKRSEALPQVLDSAVLDLEQGDNAEVARLNGYLHAIVAHEQKPDSEWLQLTFRFVDQDAQKLDYISRLIARGTAQKHFVPGA
- the phoU gene encoding phosphate signaling complex protein PhoU, which produces MISKEGLTHHISQQFNAELEEVRSHLLAMGGLVEKQVNDAVTALIEADSGLAQQVREIDDQINQMERNIDEECLRILARRQPAASDLRLIISISKSVIDLERIGDESTKIARRAIQLCEEGEAPRGYVEVRHIGDQVRNMVRDALDAFARFDADLALSVAQYDKIIDREYKTALRELATYMMEDPRSISRVLSIIWVLRSLERIGDHARNISELVIYLVRGTDVRHLGLKRMKEEVEGTSGETANVPGEVDDK
- the pstB gene encoding phosphate ABC transporter ATP-binding protein PstB; the encoded protein is MQHEAHTHGINMSALGRDKQSLSLAQETVAIEVPGLNLFYGEKQALYDVSLNIPKQRVTAFIGPSGCGKSTLLRTFNRMNDLVDGCRVEGEINLYGNNIYRKGEDVAELRRRVGMVFQKPNPFPKTIYENVVYGLRIQGINKKRILDEAVEWALKGAALWDEVKDRLHESALGLSGGQQQRLVIARTIAVEPEVLLLDEPCSALDPISTLKVEELIYELKSKFTIVIVTHNMQQAARVSDYTAFMYMGKLVEFGDTDTLFTNPAKKQTEDYITGRYG
- the pstA gene encoding phosphate ABC transporter permease PstA, coding for MKQNSLNGWFKSGAPGVWISGGAVSIAVIMTIGLLAVIAVRGLGHFWPADLIHASYDVPGQANHLVIGEVVQKEEVPRARLKSAGLPVPDQGPEFMTRELIKVGNRDLNGNDFTWIVGEWLTNQKTPPELMAIERREWGNFYGYLVNVKQDGKVIAEGEAAWPELQARVARVNQLAAQLKTLEKVDIGAINAGLERIRLHGRKLELAGKLDATAQADMESERAELNARYQDIEARLNDLHAQFNRDALTARDANGKEIEIGIGKVVHAYQPNAMGTMTKIGFYFSKVWEFLSDDPREANTEGGIFPAIFGTVMMTLIMAMIVTPFGVLAAVYLREYAKQNALTRIIRIAVNNLAGVPAIVYGVFGLGFFVYVLGGSVDRLFFPEALPAPTFGTPGLLWASLTLALLAVPVVIVATEEGLARIPRTVREGSLALGATKAETLWKIVLPMASPAMMTGMILAVARAAGEVAPLMLVGVVKLAPSLPLDGNYPYLHLDQKIMHLGFHIYDVGFQSPNVEAARPLVYATALLLVLVIATLNLSAVYIRNHLREKYKALDS
- a CDS encoding ABC transporter permease subunit yields the protein MQDAGKPLMISLEEQNQVAMRVSDKGQALFFDIDSGAELKRVDLPVPAGASVTSIGEDQPGHPLVAVGFSNGQALVFRHTYKVSYPDGKKTISPAVEYPYGETPIALNEAGGALEHVSLNATDSTLMLVGSTGSQLNVLSLTSEENMMTGEITNEQKRIDLPQMTEPVKNIFVDPRQQWLYVINGRAQADVFSLRDKSLNGRYKLLENGDAEITASTQLVGGISLILGDSKGGLAQWFMARDPDGELRLKQIRTFQMGTTPIVEITAEERRKGFIALDASGKLGVFHSTAHRTLLVDQVVEGQGLFGLSPRANRVIVEAGGKIQPLLLDNPHPEVSWSALWSKVWYENYDEPKYVWQSTAANTDFEPKLSLSPLTFGTLKAAFYAMLLAAPLAVAAAIYTAYFMAPGMRRKVKPVIELMEAMPTVILGFFAGLFLAPYVEGHLPGIFSLLMLLPIGILVAGFVFSRLPESIRLKVPDGWESAILIPVILFVGWLSLYMSPYMETWFFGGDMRMWISHDLGITYDQRNALVVGLAMGFAVIPNIYSIAEDAVFSVPRGLTLGSLALGATPWQTMTRVVILTASPGIFSALMIGMGRAVGETMIVLMATGNTPVMEMNLFEGLRTLAANVAVEMPESEVGGSHYRVLFLSALVLLLFTFVMNTLAELIRQRLRKKYSSL
- a CDS encoding phosphate ABC transporter substrate-binding protein PstS, giving the protein MKLKRLMAAMTFVAAGVATANAFAAVDPSIPSYTKTTGVSGNLSSVGSDTLANLMTLWAENYKKEYPNVNIQIQAAGSATAPPALTEGTSNLGPMSRKMKDTELAAFEQKYGYKPTAIPVAVDALAVFVHKDNPIQHLTMEQVDAIFSSTRLCGAKTDVKTWGDLGVTGDLANKPVQLFGRNSVSGTYGYFKEEALCKGDYKPNVNEQPGSASVVQSISSSLNGIGYSGIGYKTASVKTVALAKKGSTDFIEDTEENALNGKYPLSRFLYVYVNKAPNKPLAPLEAEFVKLVLSKQGQEVVVKDGYIPLPAKVAAKALADLGLAEGGAEVAKK